The Bacillus zhangzhouensis region CTTTTGGCAGAAGGTGAAAAAATCGCTGAACAAGTGATTAAGCGAATTCGTCAAATGGACGGACTGCAAAAAGTGCCTGTCATGATTGCCCTTTATAAGCAAGCACCAAAATCATCTATCGTTCCAGGTAACTTTATCGCCAAAACGGATGTGAAAGCAGGCTCCGCTGATATCGGAAATTGGGATTTGATCAATGAGGAGAATGTATTCTTCCCTTCAGATAATGCGAAAAGTAGCTACAAAGATGATTCAGAGCGATTTGACCGCTTCAAGACAAAGGTCGAAGACTACTTCCCGAATTATACTGGTGTTGTAGGAAAAGGCTTTTACAAAAACGGCAATCTGCAAAAAATGAAAATCGAAATCCCAATGCAGTTCTATGGAAAAACGGAGGTCGTGGCCTTCACACAATATTTAACTGGTGAAGTCATGGATTACTACAAGAGTACCAATATCGAAATCAACATCACATCTTCTGATCAACAAGAAGCCCTGATCACGAAAAATGCTGAAGACAAAGAACCGACTGTTCATATATATGACTAAATAAGAGGATTTCCCCAACTCTTGTCAAAGTATTAGTAGAAACCAAGAAGAAAGGCTGGTATGTTGATGCTCGTATAATGCTGATTACCGTCAAGAATATTTAAAAAGACGATAAAAGGAGAATCAGCATGCATAAAGAAGTAAAAGCACGATACGATGAACAGAAAGTCTTAAAGAAAGCAGCTCACTTGTATGACTTTCAGCTTGACCAAGTGACATTTCTAGCCGATGCAGAAAATTATGTGTATGAATATAAAGCAATGAATGGGGAGAATTATATATTAAAAATCACCCATACCATTCGTCGATCACCCACATATATTTTAGGAGAAATGGACTGGATTCGATTCCTGTCTCATCATGGTATTTCCGTAGCAAAGCCGATTTTATCAATTAGAGGAAAAGCCGTTGAAACCATTCCTGATCAAGATGGAGGCGCATTTTTACTCCGTGTATATGAAAAAGCACCGGGGAGAAAAGTGAATGAAGGAGATTGGAATGGGAAGCTGTTTGAAGCGTTAGGGTCCTATACAGGACGAATGCATCAAATAACAAAACGATATCAAGTAAAAGATCCTCTTTATAAGCGTCAAGAGTGGTATGAAGAGGAGCAATTAAAGCTTGATCAATATATTCCATCTGATCAAACGGTTGTTTTGCGAAGAAAAGATGAACTGATGCAAAAGCTTCATCAGCTCCGAATTTCAAAGGATGTGTATGGGCTGGTACATGCCGATTTGCATCACGGGAATTTCCATTATCATCAAGGAGAAATTATCGCTTTTGATTTTGATGATATTGGATATCACTGGTTTATCAATGATATTAGTATTTTGCTATACAATGTTCTTTGGTATCCAGTGATTCCATATGATGACAAAGCTGAATTTACTGCAGAATTTATGCGTCATTTTCTAAAAGGCTATCGACAGGAGAATGAGCTTGATGACGCGTGGCTGGCAACAATCCCTGATTTTCTCATGCTGCGTCATATGCTTATTTATGGGCTTTTACATCAAGCATTTGATCTCCAAACAATGACTTCTGAAGAAAAAGCTATGCTGTCATGTTTTCGAAAGGAAATTGAGCAAAAAACACCAATTACTCCTTTTGACTTTCAACAGCTGGCTCGATAAAAAAACCCCCTTGCTGTTTCAGACAAGCAAGGGGGTTTTTACTATACCGTATCACACTTGACGCCAACGACACCTTCTAGATCTTTAATATCAAAGTACACATCGGTTGTATAGCGGTCTTTATGCACACGTACGCGTACTTCCATGATCGGATAGTCCTTCTCCTTTAAATCATCAATTCTTACAGAATGAATACGGATATTGAGGGCTTTCATTTCTTTTAAAATATCGGTCATGCGGTTTCGATCAGAAAGAGACATTCTGATGCGGATTTCTTTTTCCTGCAGGCGAATCGGCCCGATCCGCTGGAAGAGCCATGGTAGAAATTCGACACTAATGAGAATAAAGAAAAGACTGAGGAAGGCTTCTTTATAAAATCCTGCACCTGTTGCAACCCCAAGTCCTGCAGCTCCCCAGATCATCGCAGAAGTCGTGAGACCTGAGATGACATCATTGCTTTTTCGAAGAATCACACCTGCTCCAATAAAACCAACACCAGATATAATTTGCGCCGGTAACCTGAGCGGGTCCATTTGAAGCTTAGAGACTCGAGGGAAATTGTACGCTGCATCAATGCTGATGATGGTTAAGACGCAGGAGCTGACAGCAATGACAATACACGTTTTTAAGCCGAGGGGCTTTTTCTTCAGCTCTCGTTCAAGCCCGATAATCATTCCGATTAAGGTGGCCACGGCTAATTTTAAGACTGTATCCCATTCCATTGTCCAAAACATGCGTATCGCTCCTTTCCCTTCATGTTATGATCTTCTCACAGTCCATATGGCTGCCCAACTCTTATTTTATTCAGTTTCTGAAGAAAGAAAAGCTTTTTATTTTATTTAAAAAGTTCAAGATGATCTTCCATTTTGTTAAATAGCTGTTTTGATGCTTTTGACGGCTTACTTGTCAATAAGCTCACAATAATGGCAGCTAATCCGCTTAGCGTAAAGCCTGGAATCATTTCATAAATACCTGTGGCATCGTTGAGGCCTGTCGTAATCCATGTCAAAACCACAACTGCACCCACGATCATTCCAACTAGGGCACCGTGATGATTCATTCGTTTCCAGTATAGGCAGAGTAAGATGACTGGACCGAACGATGAACCAAATCCTGCCCACGCATAACCGACAAGGTCAAGAATGGTGTCACTTGGGTTAAGTGAAAGGCATAAGGCAATCACAGCGACAACAAGTACAGACATCCGGCCAATCATGACGAGCTCTTTGTCTGATGCTGTTTTTCTAAAGAACGTTCTGTATAAATCCTCTGTCATTGCACTTGCTGTGACAAGCAGCTGAGACGAAATTGAACTCATAATTGCAGCTAAAATGGCAGAAAGTAAAAATCCGGTGATATAAGGATGGAACAATACTTTAGAAAAAACGATAAAGATGGTTTCAGGGTCAGCAAGGTTCATACCCGTTTCATGAACATATGCAACACCCACTAAACCAACAGACAGTGATCCAATCACTGAAATAATCATCCAGCTCATTCCAATTCGGCGTGCCGGTTTTAAATCTTTAACGGACGTAATGGCCATAAAGCGCACAATAATATGCGGCTGTCCGAAGTAACCTAGTCCCCAAGCAAGGAAGGAAATAATGCCAATGACGCTCGTTCCTCTAAACATATCAAGCAATTTAGGGTCAATCTGTTGAATGTCTTGGATTGTAGCAACAGGTCCGCCTAATTGTGTAAAGGCAACGATCGGCACGAGCACTAATGCTAAAAACATGATAGCCCCTTGGACAAAGTCCGTTAAGCTCACTGCCAAAAATCCGCCGAACAATGTATACAAAATAACAATACTTGACGTCAAAATCAGTCCAAACGTGTAATTTGCACCGAATGCTGATTCAAATAAACGTCCGCCCGATACCATCCCAGACGATGTATACAGCGTAAAGAAAATTAAAATGATGACGGCTGAAACAGCTTTTAATAAAGCAGATGATCCTTTGAATCGTTTATCAAAGAAATCAGGAATCGTAATCGCATCATCCGCAATTTCTGTATAAGACCGTAAACGGGGTGCAAGAATGAGGTAGTTCAAGTAAGCACCAATGATTAAACCAATCGCAAGCCAGGCTGTCGATAAACCGGTTTTATACATTTCACCCGGCATACCCATCAGCATCCATCCGCTCATATCCGCAGCACCTGCTGATAAAGCTGTAACGAATGGGCCAAGCCCGCGTCCACCAAGCATATAATCATTTAAATCATGTGTTTTCCTGAATGCATACCAACCAATGGCAAGCATCCCGATAAAATAAATAGATAAGGAAATTGTAACTTCAATACTCATTTTGTGTTCTCACCTTTTTCGTATTAATTTGACATCACCTCAATCAAAATATACAGAAGTGCGATGGCAGCCTTTTTGCTTGACTGTCACGCTCACTGCTATGGTTACTTAACCTAACAGAGTATTCCCAAGTGATCAACCTGCCTAAACCTATTCATTTTGAAGAAAAAATGTACAGATCGGTGATAACAATCAATAAGTAA contains the following coding sequences:
- the putP gene encoding sodium/proline symporter PutP, producing MSIEVTISLSIYFIGMLAIGWYAFRKTHDLNDYMLGGRGLGPFVTALSAGAADMSGWMLMGMPGEMYKTGLSTAWLAIGLIIGAYLNYLILAPRLRSYTEIADDAITIPDFFDKRFKGSSALLKAVSAVIILIFFTLYTSSGMVSGGRLFESAFGANYTFGLILTSSIVILYTLFGGFLAVSLTDFVQGAIMFLALVLVPIVAFTQLGGPVATIQDIQQIDPKLLDMFRGTSVIGIISFLAWGLGYFGQPHIIVRFMAITSVKDLKPARRIGMSWMIISVIGSLSVGLVGVAYVHETGMNLADPETIFIVFSKVLFHPYITGFLLSAILAAIMSSISSQLLVTASAMTEDLYRTFFRKTASDKELVMIGRMSVLVVAVIALCLSLNPSDTILDLVGYAWAGFGSSFGPVILLCLYWKRMNHHGALVGMIVGAVVVLTWITTGLNDATGIYEMIPGFTLSGLAAIIVSLLTSKPSKASKQLFNKMEDHLELFK
- a CDS encoding MgtC/SapB family protein, with amino-acid sequence MRMFWTMEWDTVLKLAVATLIGMIIGLERELKKKPLGLKTCIVIAVSSCVLTIISIDAAYNFPRVSKLQMDPLRLPAQIISGVGFIGAGVILRKSNDVISGLTTSAMIWGAAGLGVATGAGFYKEAFLSLFFILISVEFLPWLFQRIGPIRLQEKEIRIRMSLSDRNRMTDILKEMKALNIRIHSVRIDDLKEKDYPIMEVRVRVHKDRYTTDVYFDIKDLEGVVGVKCDTV
- a CDS encoding phosphotransferase, with protein sequence MHKEVKARYDEQKVLKKAAHLYDFQLDQVTFLADAENYVYEYKAMNGENYILKITHTIRRSPTYILGEMDWIRFLSHHGISVAKPILSIRGKAVETIPDQDGGAFLLRVYEKAPGRKVNEGDWNGKLFEALGSYTGRMHQITKRYQVKDPLYKRQEWYEEEQLKLDQYIPSDQTVVLRRKDELMQKLHQLRISKDVYGLVHADLHHGNFHYHQGEIIAFDFDDIGYHWFINDISILLYNVLWYPVIPYDDKAEFTAEFMRHFLKGYRQENELDDAWLATIPDFLMLRHMLIYGLLHQAFDLQTMTSEEKAMLSCFRKEIEQKTPITPFDFQQLAR